Below is a genomic region from Prolixibacteraceae bacterium.
ATATCTTACAACATTTGCAACATCTGCCCTATCCTTCACATCAATTCGATTGACAATACTAAATATATCTTGCTCTACCAAAACAGGAGTTACATCACCGACTTTTTGGACCTGCTGATTCTTATTATGAAAAATAAATTTCCCACCTTTTCCTTTGGTCGCTCTAGAACCAATATAGAAGAAATTATACGTAAAGACATCAATACACTGGAATACGGCATATCGATCTGTTATATCGGGAATTTGTAAGGTGACTGGCCCTCCTGAAATATCAACATTAATCAAGCCTGTCATTGAAGTGAAGTTTGGAGCAACAATAGGTTGACCAATATTATCCATTGGATATTTATGTCCCATATATACTTTGTTTGGCCCAAGCCCCAGCTTACCATATGCTTTGTTCATCGTATTAACGGTCTTAACCTGCTCAATCATAGGATAAGCATAGACAAAAGCTTCATAAGCAATATCTTTAAGACTTTCGTTATTTACTTCTGTCGAAGCACTCTCCTTCTCCTTCTTTTTCATTCCACTACAACCCATCATAACAAAACAGAAAAAAAGGATTAAATAATTACGTCGCTTCATATTATTGACACATTTTATTAGACTCATTTTCATTTAAGAAATACATCACTTTTAATATAACACCTCTTTAGTTATAACCGACTTTGAGAACCTAGGACGTACGATATCAAGTGAAATATATTTTACCATTATTTATTTAACAGAAACCTGTTCATGAAAGTTCAATAAGTAAACAGTAGTATCAACTATACACTACTGAAAATATCTCTCTCTGATATTTCATTCATCCTGTATATATCAACAAATAGCTCAAACGACTATTTACGATCTGACTTCCCACCAATTAAGATTCTTTTCTTAGGTCTAATATTAATCCTTATTGGGCTAAAACATACTTTTTTTCACATAGAACAAGAATAGATAAAACATCTCGTCTTCAATATTTAATCAGAACAACATTTCAATAGATTAATCATTACAACATTCTTCACATAAACAACATTAACTATCACTTTTCAACATATTTACAATCCATTAAAACATATAGTCGAATTGAAAATTACAAGAAATAACACTTACATCACTTTTTTTCACAATTGAAACAATTTGAACATACTCAAAAGACATAAATGGTGAATTCTATATAGTTTTACTCTCACATTACACACCAACAATTGCCACAACAAACTAAGAATCAACCACATTTAATACTATCATTATATAATCTATTATCAATGAAAACATTTATTACAGTTACCTTCATGCTCATATGTGCAACCGTTGGTATAAGTCAAAACTTAATAACAAACTCAGACTTTGATAAAGGCAAAGATGTTGGATATAAATATCAGAAGGACGATCGATCTGAAGCAATAATACAAATTGAGACAGACCAAAACAATGGGAATAATGCACTTAAAATAACGACAAACAGAACGAATGGAAAGAAACAAAACCTTGTTATTACCCAAGCATTAAATTCAATACGTAGAGGTAAGTGTTATAAATTATCCTTGACAACAAAATCATCAAAACATGCGAAGAGGTTACAACTGGGGATTATAGGTGGAAGAGTTCAATCATTTGAGTTAGCCGCAACCAATAATTACCATACCCACAATTTAATGATTAAAACATTAGACAAGCCTAACAACACTGGGGAATACAACTTATCAATCGAAATACCTGATGATGGACAACCGTGTGAATGGTATCTTGATGATATCAAACTTACTGAACTTACAAGACCTTCACAAAAGAACAAGTACCTCTCTCATGCTGGTTCTGATGATAATGATGGAACTATAATTAGCCCTTTCAAAACTATCAACTATGCTGTTTCGACCCTTTCTGCAGGAGAAACGTTATTCATTCGAAAAGGAACATACCATGAAATGGTACATCAAAAGTCTTTCAAAGGAACTAAAGATCAGCCAATAACCATTACCAATTACAACAATGAGGAGGTAATTCTTAATGGAACAATAGATGTAGACGAAATAAGACAAGAAGATTGGAAACTTCACTCTCCTAATATAATGACAACTACGATTAGCGCTGATACATGGCAACTCCTAGAAGATAATCGATGGTTAATTAATGCTCGTTGGCCAAATGCCAACTTTGAAGATGGCTCAATTTGGCAACATGAAGAATCATGGGCAAGAATGAGTGTGTCGAATAAAACAATTACTGATATTCCTCACGATGGCATCAACCTAAGCTCTTTTCCTAAAGATGTAACAAATGCTACCTTCGTCGCTGAGTCACGATTAAACTTATCGACAGTAACTAAACATGACCTTCATTCTAACACAATTGAGATTAATAAAAATATCGATGACACAAAAGAACGTTACTATCTTGAAAATCACATTAATTTAATCGATAGTAAAGACGAATGGTTTTATGATAAAGAAACAGGAAAACTTTACTGGTGGAGCGAAAACTCTTCTGCACCTGCCCATAAGTTGAACTGTAAAATCCAAGACTACTTTTTCGAATTTACGGACTGTAAATACTTAAATATAAAAGGGCTAAAATTCTACGGAAACAGTATATGGATGGAACACGCATCATACTCCAAATTGGAAGACTGTGACTTTGAGTACCCCTCTTGTTCACGACGTAAGATAGGAGAACTTGGCTACCGTCCCACAACGTTATTCCACACCAATCCTAGAAAGACAACTTATTGTGAAATAATAAACTGTACCTTTCGTAATACAGATAGCGAAGCGATAAAGATGTATGGAAACAAAAATATCATCAATAACTGTCATTTTGAAAATATTGATCATTCTACAGCATCCTTAGAACATGGAGCTTACGCTATCTACCAAAAAGGAGATCTATGTGAATTCAAAAACAATACCGTAATTAATAGTGCATCAGGAAACTGTCTCTACGGTAGTGATAAAGCAATCGTATTCAATAATTTTTTCAATCACTGTAG
It encodes:
- a CDS encoding T9SS type A sorting domain-containing protein produces the protein MKTFITVTFMLICATVGISQNLITNSDFDKGKDVGYKYQKDDRSEAIIQIETDQNNGNNALKITTNRTNGKKQNLVITQALNSIRRGKCYKLSLTTKSSKHAKRLQLGIIGGRVQSFELAATNNYHTHNLMIKTLDKPNNTGEYNLSIEIPDDGQPCEWYLDDIKLTELTRPSQKNKYLSHAGSDDNDGTIISPFKTINYAVSTLSAGETLFIRKGTYHEMVHQKSFKGTKDQPITITNYNNEEVILNGTIDVDEIRQEDWKLHSPNIMTTTISADTWQLLEDNRWLINARWPNANFEDGSIWQHEESWARMSVSNKTITDIPHDGINLSSFPKDVTNATFVAESRLNLSTVTKHDLHSNTIEINKNIDDTKERYYLENHINLIDSKDEWFYDKETGKLYWWSENSSAPAHKLNCKIQDYFFEFTDCKYLNIKGLKFYGNSIWMEHASYSKLEDCDFEYPSCSRRKIGELGYRPTTLFHTNPRKTTYCEIINCTFRNTDSEAIKMYGNKNIINNCHFENIDHSTASLEHGAYAIYQKGDLCEFKNNTVINSASGNCLYGSDKAIVFNNFFNHCSHNGGDVGVIHLMIGAATDCNISYNWIFNSNAIGVRFDTPIPPRIWSHRGIIHHQITRNVARGLMVKGDYHQIYHNTCFNSKSRDITVLDEMAWVGNVTKNNAANELTGHRGKFRSISGIAEHNWNGYVTLQRVENQLRDISNLDFRPKEDSNGLIDKGVIINNQKYKHQGFAPDIGAYESGSENYWIPGRREEHATMPIPSDNGETNNESVDLMWRPGYQATGYYIYFGTSLTAVDQATDASVECKGQQVNNIYTPEKLNKNQTYYWRIDVISKNGIIKGQTWHFKSNKHANQKSLSDLQKESSLNDKITIYPNPANDYIQIKTNKTVQSISIYTVDGKQIKAYNNTDQHIDIRNLKRNVYLLKVNIDNVVHTQQFIKN